A window from Peromyscus leucopus breed LL Stock chromosome 8a, UCI_PerLeu_2.1, whole genome shotgun sequence encodes these proteins:
- the Zup1 gene encoding zinc finger-containing ubiquitin peptidase 1 isoform X1: MQVHVPTMLSCDICGETVTSEPDMKAHLMVHMENEVICPFCKLSGVNYDEMCFHIETAHFEQNTPDRNFEKLHARQYENPDSKSTTLQSAMEVSSSIHSACASNFPKYSPQSLPRDGILKHEAFHTESITESRKSPKSPEKQSGLSVVQGPIYGTTYSLPECPFCGKIEERSQDMEMHVKTKHASLLEPPLEGCHQPFYDCPMCGLVCTNYHILQEHVDLHLEESSFQQGMDTVQCSSDRELAHQLQQEEDRKRKSEESRQEREEFQKLQRQYGLDNSGGYRQQQLWHMEREVSRGRMHPSEFHSRKADMMESIAVGIDDGKTKTSGIIEALHRYYQNTATDVRCVWLSTMVDHFHSSFGDKGWGCGYRNFQMLLSSLLQNDVYGDCLKGMSIPCIPKIQSMIEDAWKEGFDPQGACQLNNKLQGTKAWIGACEIYTLLTSLRVKCRIIDFHKPTGPSGTHPRLFEWILNYYSSEREGNPKVVCTSKPPVYLQHQGHSRTIVGIEEKKNRTLCLLIFDPGCPSREMQKLLKQDIEAGSLRQLRKSVGNLKHKQYQIVAVDGVLSPEEKVARKQASQVFTAEKIP, translated from the exons ATGCAA GTGCATGTCCCCACCATGCTCTCCTGTGACATATGTGGAGAAACAGTGACCTCAGAACCAGATATGAAGGCCCACCTCATGGTTCACATGGAAAACGAAGTTATATGTCCGTTTTGCAAGTTGTCAGGTGTGAACTACGATGAAATGTGTTTTCATATTGAAACTGCTCATTTTGAGCAGAATACACCGGACAGAAACTTTGAGAAGCTACATGCAAGACAGTATGAAAATCCAGACAGTAAGAGTACCACCCTGCAGAGTGCAATGGAAGTGAGTTCAAGTATTCATTCAGCCTGTGCGTCCAATTTTCCAAAATACTCACCTCAAAGCCTTCCTAGAGATGGGATTTTAAAACATGAAGCTTTTCATACAGAGAGCATAACTGAATCTAGAAAGTCCCCGAAAAGCCCAGAGAAGCAGTCTGGATTGTCTGTGGTACAAGGACCAATTTACGGGACAACGTACAGTCTCCCTGAATGTCCATTTTGTGGAAAAATAGAGGAGCGTAGTCAAGATATGGAGATGCACGTGAAGACAAAGCACGCCAGTCTCTTAGAACCTCCATTAGAAG GCTGTCATCAACCGTTCTATGACTGTCCCATGTGTGGACTCGTCTGTACAAATTACCATATTCTCCAGGAACATGTGGACTTGCATTTAGAAGAAAGCAGCTTTCAACAAG GCATGGACACAGTCCAGTGTTCTAGTGACCGAGAATTAGCTCACCAGCTTCAGCAAGAGGAAGACCGGAAGAGGAAATCTGAAGAATCAAGACAAGAAAGGGAAGAGTTCCAGAAGCTGCAG CGGCAGTATGGTTTGGATAACTCTGGAGGTTACAGACAACAGCAGCTGTGGCATATGGAGAGAGAAGTCAGCAGGGGAAGGATGCATCCCTCtgaatttcatagcagaaaagCCGACATGATGGAATCGATAGCTGTTGGTATTGATgacggaaaaacaaaaacttccg GAATTATTGAAGCCCTCCATAGATATTATCAGAACACTGCCACAgatgtgaggtgtgtgtggctCTCTACAATGGTGGATCACTTTCACTCATCTTTTGGGGACAAAGGTTGGGGTTGTGGTTATAGAAATTTCCAGATGCTGCTTTCATCATTACTACAAAATGATGTGTATGGTGACTGCTTGAAAG GTATGTCAATTCCTTGTATTCCAAAAATTCAGTCCATGATTGAAGATGCATGGAAGGAAGGTTTTGATCCTCAGGGAGCCTGTCAACTTAACAACAAATTACAGGGAACAAAGGCCTGGATTGGAGCATGTGAGATTTATACACTTCTGACCTCACTGAGAGTAAA GTGCCGCATTATTGATTTTCACAAGCCAACCGGTCCTTCGGGTACACACCCTCGTTTATTTGAGTGGATATTGAATTATTATTCTTCAGAGCGGGAAGGGAACCCAAAGGTGGTGTGTACATCTAAACCTCCTGTCTATCTCCAGCACCAGG GTCACAGTCGAACAATTGTTGgaattgaagagaaaaaaaaccgAACATTGTGTTTACTAATATTTGATCCTGGATGTCCTTCCCGAGAAATGCAGAAACTGTTAAAACAAGACATAGAGGCTGGGAGTCTCAGGCAGCTGCGGAAATCCGTGGGAAATCTAAAACATAAGCAGTACCAGATAGTAGCAGTAGACGGCGTTCTTTCGCCAGAGGAGAAAGTT GCCAGAAAACAGGCTTCTCAAGTGTTTACAGCGGAGAAGATTCCTTGA
- the Zup1 gene encoding zinc finger-containing ubiquitin peptidase 1 isoform X2, with protein MLSCDICGETVTSEPDMKAHLMVHMENEVICPFCKLSGVNYDEMCFHIETAHFEQNTPDRNFEKLHARQYENPDSKSTTLQSAMEVSSSIHSACASNFPKYSPQSLPRDGILKHEAFHTESITESRKSPKSPEKQSGLSVVQGPIYGTTYSLPECPFCGKIEERSQDMEMHVKTKHASLLEPPLEGCHQPFYDCPMCGLVCTNYHILQEHVDLHLEESSFQQGMDTVQCSSDRELAHQLQQEEDRKRKSEESRQEREEFQKLQRQYGLDNSGGYRQQQLWHMEREVSRGRMHPSEFHSRKADMMESIAVGIDDGKTKTSGIIEALHRYYQNTATDVRCVWLSTMVDHFHSSFGDKGWGCGYRNFQMLLSSLLQNDVYGDCLKGMSIPCIPKIQSMIEDAWKEGFDPQGACQLNNKLQGTKAWIGACEIYTLLTSLRVKCRIIDFHKPTGPSGTHPRLFEWILNYYSSEREGNPKVVCTSKPPVYLQHQGHSRTIVGIEEKKNRTLCLLIFDPGCPSREMQKLLKQDIEAGSLRQLRKSVGNLKHKQYQIVAVDGVLSPEEKVARKQASQVFTAEKIP; from the exons ATGCTCTCCTGTGACATATGTGGAGAAACAGTGACCTCAGAACCAGATATGAAGGCCCACCTCATGGTTCACATGGAAAACGAAGTTATATGTCCGTTTTGCAAGTTGTCAGGTGTGAACTACGATGAAATGTGTTTTCATATTGAAACTGCTCATTTTGAGCAGAATACACCGGACAGAAACTTTGAGAAGCTACATGCAAGACAGTATGAAAATCCAGACAGTAAGAGTACCACCCTGCAGAGTGCAATGGAAGTGAGTTCAAGTATTCATTCAGCCTGTGCGTCCAATTTTCCAAAATACTCACCTCAAAGCCTTCCTAGAGATGGGATTTTAAAACATGAAGCTTTTCATACAGAGAGCATAACTGAATCTAGAAAGTCCCCGAAAAGCCCAGAGAAGCAGTCTGGATTGTCTGTGGTACAAGGACCAATTTACGGGACAACGTACAGTCTCCCTGAATGTCCATTTTGTGGAAAAATAGAGGAGCGTAGTCAAGATATGGAGATGCACGTGAAGACAAAGCACGCCAGTCTCTTAGAACCTCCATTAGAAG GCTGTCATCAACCGTTCTATGACTGTCCCATGTGTGGACTCGTCTGTACAAATTACCATATTCTCCAGGAACATGTGGACTTGCATTTAGAAGAAAGCAGCTTTCAACAAG GCATGGACACAGTCCAGTGTTCTAGTGACCGAGAATTAGCTCACCAGCTTCAGCAAGAGGAAGACCGGAAGAGGAAATCTGAAGAATCAAGACAAGAAAGGGAAGAGTTCCAGAAGCTGCAG CGGCAGTATGGTTTGGATAACTCTGGAGGTTACAGACAACAGCAGCTGTGGCATATGGAGAGAGAAGTCAGCAGGGGAAGGATGCATCCCTCtgaatttcatagcagaaaagCCGACATGATGGAATCGATAGCTGTTGGTATTGATgacggaaaaacaaaaacttccg GAATTATTGAAGCCCTCCATAGATATTATCAGAACACTGCCACAgatgtgaggtgtgtgtggctCTCTACAATGGTGGATCACTTTCACTCATCTTTTGGGGACAAAGGTTGGGGTTGTGGTTATAGAAATTTCCAGATGCTGCTTTCATCATTACTACAAAATGATGTGTATGGTGACTGCTTGAAAG GTATGTCAATTCCTTGTATTCCAAAAATTCAGTCCATGATTGAAGATGCATGGAAGGAAGGTTTTGATCCTCAGGGAGCCTGTCAACTTAACAACAAATTACAGGGAACAAAGGCCTGGATTGGAGCATGTGAGATTTATACACTTCTGACCTCACTGAGAGTAAA GTGCCGCATTATTGATTTTCACAAGCCAACCGGTCCTTCGGGTACACACCCTCGTTTATTTGAGTGGATATTGAATTATTATTCTTCAGAGCGGGAAGGGAACCCAAAGGTGGTGTGTACATCTAAACCTCCTGTCTATCTCCAGCACCAGG GTCACAGTCGAACAATTGTTGgaattgaagagaaaaaaaaccgAACATTGTGTTTACTAATATTTGATCCTGGATGTCCTTCCCGAGAAATGCAGAAACTGTTAAAACAAGACATAGAGGCTGGGAGTCTCAGGCAGCTGCGGAAATCCGTGGGAAATCTAAAACATAAGCAGTACCAGATAGTAGCAGTAGACGGCGTTCTTTCGCCAGAGGAGAAAGTT GCCAGAAAACAGGCTTCTCAAGTGTTTACAGCGGAGAAGATTCCTTGA